In one window of Meleagris gallopavo isolate NT-WF06-2002-E0010 breed Aviagen turkey brand Nicholas breeding stock chromosome 4, Turkey_5.1, whole genome shotgun sequence DNA:
- the LOC100544938 gene encoding cytochrome P450 26B1 — MAIRVLLGFRIPDEELNRLFEVYQQFVENVFSLPVDLPFSGYRRGIRARETLQKGLEKAIQEKLQNTQGKDYADALDILIESGKEHGKELTMQELKDGTLELIFAAYATTASASTSLIMQLLKHPRVLEKLREELRSKGILHNGCICEGSLRLDNISGLHYLDCVIKEVLRLFTPISGGYRTVLQTFELDGFQIPKGWSVMYSIRDTHDTAPVFKDVDVFDPDRFGQGRSEDKEGRFHYLPFGGGVRTCLGKHLAKLFLKALAIELASTSRFELATRTFPKITLVPVVHPVDGLKVKFFGLDSNQNEILTGTDVMLGATV; from the exons ATGGCCATCCGCGTCCTGCTGGGCTTCCGCATACCCGACGAGGAGCTCAACCGTCTCTTCGAGGTCTACCAGCAGTTTGTGGAGAACGTCTTCTCCTTGCCTGTGGATCTGCCCTTCAGTGGCTACAGGAGG GGCATCCGGGCACGTGAGACACTGCAGAAGGGGCTGGAGAAAGCCATCCAGGAGAAACTGCAGAACACACAGGGTAAGGACTATGCCGACGCGCTGGATATCCTGATAGAGAGCGGCAAAGAACACGGCAAGGAGCTCACCATGCAGGAGCTGAAG GATGGTACCCTAGAGCTCATCTTCGCCGCCTACGCCACCACAGCCAGCGCCAGCACCTCTCTCATCATGCAGCTGCTCAAACACCCGCGGGTGCTGGAGAAGCTGCGGGAGGAGCTGCGCAGCAAAGGCATCCTTCACAACGGCTGCATCTGCGAGGGCTCCCTGCGCCTCGACAACATCAGTGGCCTTCACTACCTGGACTGTGTCATCAAGGAGGTGCTCCGCCTCTTCACCCCCATCTCCGGCGGGTACCGGACGGTGCTGCAGACCTTCGAGCTGGAT GGTTTCCAAATCCCCAAGGGCTGGAGCGTGATGTACAGCATCCGGGACACCCATGACACCGCCCCCGTCTTTAAGGATGTGGACGTCTTCGACCCCGACCGCTTCGGGCAGGGCCGCAGCGAGGACAAGGAGGGCAGGTTCCACTACCTCCCCTTTGGAGGGGGTGTACGGACCTGTCTGGGCAAACACTTGGCCAAGCTCTTCCTCAAGGCCTTGGCCATCGAGCTGGCCAGCACCAGCCGCTTCGAGCTGGCCACCAGGACTTTCCCCAAAATCACCTTGGTGCCCGTGGTCCACCCAGTCGACGGACTCAAGGTTAAATTCTTCGGACTGGATTCCAACCAGAACGAGATCCTGACGGGGACGGACGTCATGTTGGGGGCCACTGTGTAG